Part of the Crossiella cryophila genome, GCCGCGACCAGCTCGTCCACCTCCGCGCGACTGTCCGCGGACAGACAGTTGAGCACCTCGGTGGTGTCCGGGTCGGCGATCTCGCCCTTGATGAAGTCCTTGAACTTGTCCTCGCCGAGCAGGATCACCGTGATGTTCTGCTCCACCATCATCGAGACGGCGGTCTCGTCGGAGAACTGCTCGTTGGCGGTGAAACCGAGCTTGGTGTAGAAGTCGCGGGCGGCGGCGACGTCCTTGACCGGCAGGTTGATGAAGATCATGCGCATGGCGGGATTCTCCTGATTTGTCAGTCTGTTCGTGGGCGATTCAGCGAAAAAGATCAAGCGGATCGGCGCGGGCGGCGGGCCCAGGCGACGACCCCGGCGAGCACGCCGAGGGTGACCGTGGTGATGG contains:
- a CDS encoding VOC family protein, yielding MRMIFINLPVKDVAAARDFYTKLGFTANEQFSDETAVSMMVEQNITVILLGEDKFKDFIKGEIADPDTTEVLNCLSADSRAEVDELVAAALAAGGQEWKPFQDHGFMYGGSFRDLDGHVWEVMHMDPAAVAQG